Genomic window (Streptomyces sp. NBC_01431):
CCTCGCCATCGCCCGTACGATCCTGCGCGACCCGCCCGTGCTCATCCTCGACGAGGCGACCAGCGCGCTCGACACCCGTACCGAACACGCGGTCCAGCAGGCCATCGACGCGCTCTCCGAGGGCCGCACCACCATCACCATCGCCCACCGCCTCTCCACGGTGCGCGACGCCGACCAGATCGTCGTCCTCGACGGCGGCCTGATCGCCGAGCGCGGCACCCACGAGGAACTGCTCGACCGCAACGGCCGGTACGCGGCCCTGGTGCGCCGGGACGCCGAGCTGGCCCCGATCCATTCATGACCCGCGGGTTCGGCTGCCCGCCCGGTGCTGGACATGGCGACGTCGCCCGCCGCTCCGTGGGAGGGGGAGCGAAGGTGACGGGCGTGACGATCGGCGAGGGCTCCCCGGATCGTGTCGGATACTGTCCGATGTCGGATTTGTCTTACAAATCGGGGTAGCGTGCCGCCATGAGTGAGTCACCGACGCGCCCGCGGTCCCGGCCGACCCGCCGAAAACAGCTGCTCCTGGCGCTCCTCGCGCTGCTGCTCGCCGTGGCGGGTGCGGTGCTCGTTCTGGTGCTGCGGGAAACCGGCGCCCCGGCCAGGACCCTCGTCGTTCCCGAGGGGTGGCGGGCGAGCCAGGTGTACGCGGCCGTCGACAAGCGCCTCGATCTGCCGCCCGGCACCACCAACGGGGTCGCCGCGACGACGCACCTCAAGCTGCCGCCGGAGGCGAAGGGCAACCCCGAGGGGTATCTGTTCCCGGCGACGTACCCGGTCAAGGACGACGCGACCCCGGGCGGGCTGCTCCAGTACATGGTGGAGACGGCCAACAATCGCTTCGGCCGGGACCGGATCGCGGCAGGGGCCCAGCGTGCTCGACTGACGGTCTATCAGACGGTGGTCATCGCCGGGATCGTGCAGGCCGAGGCCGACTCTCCGGCCGACATGGGCAAGGTGTCCCGCGTCATCCACAATCGCCTCGCCCGCGGCATGCCACTGCAAATGGACTCGACGCTGAACTATGCGCTCCACCGCTCGACGCTCACCACCACGACCGCCGACACCAAGACCGACAGCCCTTACAACACCTATGAGCACAAGGGCCTGCCGCCGACCCCCATCGGTAACCCGGGGCAGCAGGCGGTGGACGCCGCGATCAACCCGGCACCGGGCAACTGGCTGTACTTCGTGACGGTGGGCCCCGGCGACACGCGCTTTACCGACAGCTACGCCCAACACCAGCTGAACGTAAGCGAGTTCAACGAACGCCGGCGCAACGCGGCCACAACCACCTGACCCCACCGATCACACCAGGCCGCCTCCGTGCCGCCCTGCCTGCCTCCCCCGATCAGGCCCGGCCGCCCCCACACCGCCCCGGGTGCCCCCGCCGACATCTCGCCACTCACACCACAGCCCGCTCGCGTTCGAGGAGCTGCCTGATGTCCCGGACCGCGGACCGGCCCGCCCGGTTCGCGCCGATTGTCGATGCGGAGGGGCCGTAGCCGACGAGATGGACGCGCTCGTCCCTGACCGCCCTGGTTCCTTCCAGCCGGATTCCGCCTCCTGGCTCGCGCAGCCGCAGGGGAGCGAGATGGTCGATGACCGGACGGAAACCGGTGGCCCAGATGATCACATCGGCCTCGATCGACCGGCCGTCGTCCCAGGCCACCCCGTCCGGAGTGATCCGGTCGAACATCGGCAGCCGGTCCAGGACGCCCTTCGCCCGCGCCGCACGGACGGCGTCGTTCAGTGGCAGCCCCGTCACCGACACCACGCTCCTGGGCGGCAGTCCGAGCCGGACCCGCTGCTCGACCATCGCCACGGCCTCGCGGCCGGCTTCCTCATCGAAGGGGCCGGCACGGAAGACCGGTGGCCGCCGTGTCACCCACGTCGTCTCCGCCGCGACGTCGGCGATCTCCATCAGATGCTGGGTGCCCGAGGCCCCGCCGCCGACCACGACCACCCGCAGCCCCGCGAACTCGGCGGGGCCCGGATAGTTCGCCGTGTGCAACTGCCGCCCACCGAAAGTCTCCTGGCCCGGGTACCGAGGCCAGAACGGCCGGTCCCAGGTGCCGGTGGCATTGATCAGCGCGCGTGTCGCGTAGCCGCCCCGTGACGTCTCGACGAGCAGTCGCCCTCCCTCGCCCTCCCGCACGGCGCTCACGTCGACCGGCCGGCGCACCCGCAGATCGAAGGCGTCCTCGTACGCGGCGAAATAGGCGCCGATGACCTCGGAGGAGGGGCGGTCGGCCGCCGCGCCGGTCAGTTCCATACCGGGCAGCGCATGCATGCCGTGCACCTTGCCGTACGTGAGGGACGGCCAGCGGAACTGCCAGGCGCCGCCCGGTCGCGGCGCGTGGTCGAGGACCACGAAGTCGCGGTCCGCCACCAGCCCGGACCGGCGCAGATGGTAGGCGCCGGACAGCCCCGCCTGCCCGGCGCCTATGACCACCACGTCCACGTCTCGTACCGCGAAGTCGTTCACGGTTCTACCAACCGTGGACGGTGCCTGGATCTTCCCGTGCTTCCGTGGGCCGATTCAGCGCCCGCCGCCCACCAGGAGCGGAGCCCCGCCCGGCGCAGAGGCCGGGCGGCCGTTCGCGGCGGGCACGCCGAGCAGCGGCGAAGCCGGAATCCTCGGCAGCAGCCCGCGTGCGGACAGCTCGGGTGTCACGCCCTCGCCGAACCAGTACGCCTCCTCCAGATGCGGGTAGCCGGACAGCACGAAGTGCTCGATCCCGAGGTCGTGGTATTCCTCGATCCGGTCGGCGACGTCCGCATGGCTGCCGACCAGCGCCGTGCCCGCGCCGCCCCGCACCAGGCCGATGCCCGCCCACAGGTTCGGCGAGATCTCCAGGCCGTCCCGAGATCCGCCGTGCAGGGCGAGCATCCGCTGCTGGCCCACCGACTCGCTCCTGGCGAGCGCCTGTTGGGCCGCGGTCACCGTCTCGGTGTCGAGGTCGCCGAGCAGCCGGTCCGCGGTCGCCCACGCCTCGCGCGCGGAGTCCCGGGAGATGGTGTGCAGCCGGATGCCGAACCGCACGGTGCGCTCGCGCTCCGCCGCGAGCCCCCGGATCCAGTTGATCTTCTCCTTCACGAGGGCGGGCGGCTCGCCCCAGGTCAGATACACATCGGCGTGGTCCGCGGCCACCGGACCGGCCGCGGCCGACGAGCCGCCGAAGAAGATCTCCGGCAGCGGGTCCGGTGGCAGCGCCGTCAGACCACCCTCCACCCGGTAGTGCTCGCCGTCGAAGTCGTACGGCTCCCCGCGCCACACACCGCGTACGACCGACAGGAACTCCGAGGTCCGTGCATAGCGCCGGTCGTGGTCCAGGTGATCGCCGAAGCGCCGCTGCTCCGTCGAGTCGCCGCCCGTCACCACGTTGAGCAGCAGCCGCCCGCGTGTGATGCGCTGGTACGTCGCCGCCATCTGCGCCGCGAGAACGGGGGAGATGACGCCCGGCCGGAAGGCGACCAGGAACTTCAGACGCTCGGTGTGCTGGGCGAGCGCGGCTGTCGTCAGCCAGGCGTCCTCGCACCAGGTGCCCGTCGGCGTCAGGACCGCCTCGAAACCCAACTGTTCGGCCGCCTTGGCGATTTGGGCCAGGTACTCGATGTCGGGCGCCCGCACCCCGCTCGCCGGGGCGATCCGCGAGCGCTTGATGCCGCTGTCGGTGTAGGCGTGCCGGTCGACCAGCGTGCGGCCGTCGCCGCCGGTGGGCAGGAACCAGTGCAGATGGACGGTCATCAGGAGGAGGCCTTTCCGTACGAGCGGGGTGCGGTGGTGGAGGGCGGCAGCGAGCCGTTGTAGCGGGTGTCGACGTAGTCGTTGAAGGAGACGCGGCCCGGGATCAGCTTCAGATCGGCGAAGGTGTCGGCGATCTGCTGCTCGGAGGCGACCGCGGCCGCGTCCACGGCGACCCGGACGCGGGTGCCGTTGCTGCGCTTCACCGAGTCGAGCGCCACCTCGTACGGCAGCCCGGTCTCCTTCGACCAGACCTTGGCCCAGGCTTCCGGATGCTTGAAGACCCAGTCCTGGGCTCGGTTCAGCCGCTGGAGGTAGTCCCCGACGGCCCTCGACTTGGCCCGGTCGCCCAGGGCGCCGGGCGCCGCCACCTGGAACCCGAGGCCGCTGGTGACCCCCTCGCCAGTGGTCAGCACATGCCCCTTGGCCGAGCGCAGCACCTGGGAGACGTACGGGTCCCACACCGCCCAGGCCTCGACCTTGCCCCGGTTGAACGCCGCCAGCGCGTCGGCGGGCTGGAGGAACCTGAGCCTCACGTCGCCAAGACCGAGACCGGCCTTCTTCAGCGAGGCCACCAGCTGGTAGTGCGCGGAGCTGCCCTGGGCGACGGCGATCGACTTGCCCTTCAGGTCCTGCGGCCGCTTGATCGGGGAGCCGTCCGGGACGAGGACCGCCTCGCCCGCGGACGACCCGTGGTCGGCCGCCACCACCTTGAACTTGGAGTGGGCGCCCGCGGCGAACACCGGTGGCGTGTCGCCGACGCCGCCGATGTCGACGGCTTTGGCGTTGACGGCTTCGAGCAGGGGCGGCCCGGAGGTGAACGTGGACCACTTGATCTTGTAGTCGAGGTGGTCGAGTTCACCCGCCGCCCGCAGTACGGCCTGCGCACCTCCCTTCTGGTCGCCGACGTTGAGCGTGACATCGCCGGAACCCTTGTCGGCGGTTTCGGCGGCCGAGTTGCCACCGCACGCGGCCAGCAGCAGGGCGAACGGCAGGACCAGAACGGGCAGGGTGTGGCGTCGCATGAGTACGTGCTTCCTTCGCAGGGGTCGGCAGAGGGGTCAGGCGGCGGGGGCAGCAGCGGGCTGATCCACACCCAGTTCGCTCAGCAGCCCCGAGCGCAGAGCCGCGAACCCCGGCGCGCCGAGCGTGCGGGGCCGGTCGAGAGCGATGGACGTGTCGTGGGCGATGGCGCCGTCCCGCATGACCAGGACGCGGTCGGCAAGCAGCAGCGCCTCGTCCACGTCGTGCGTGACGAGCAACACCGCGCAGCCGCGCCGCCGCCACAGTTCGGCGACCAGCTGCTGTGCCTTGATCCTGGTCAGGGCGTCCAGCGCCCCGAACGGTTCGTCGAGCAGCAGCAGCTCGGGCTCGCGTACCAGGGCCCGCGCGAGCGAGGCGCGCTGGGCCTCGCCGCCGGACAGCGTCTTGGGCCAGGCCCCGGAC
Coding sequences:
- the mltG gene encoding endolytic transglycosylase MltG; amino-acid sequence: MSESPTRPRSRPTRRKQLLLALLALLLAVAGAVLVLVLRETGAPARTLVVPEGWRASQVYAAVDKRLDLPPGTTNGVAATTHLKLPPEAKGNPEGYLFPATYPVKDDATPGGLLQYMVETANNRFGRDRIAAGAQRARLTVYQTVVIAGIVQAEADSPADMGKVSRVIHNRLARGMPLQMDSTLNYALHRSTLTTTTADTKTDSPYNTYEHKGLPPTPIGNPGQQAVDAAINPAPGNWLYFVTVGPGDTRFTDSYAQHQLNVSEFNERRRNAATTT
- a CDS encoding LLM class flavin-dependent oxidoreductase, which produces MTVHLHWFLPTGGDGRTLVDRHAYTDSGIKRSRIAPASGVRAPDIEYLAQIAKAAEQLGFEAVLTPTGTWCEDAWLTTAALAQHTERLKFLVAFRPGVISPVLAAQMAATYQRITRGRLLLNVVTGGDSTEQRRFGDHLDHDRRYARTSEFLSVVRGVWRGEPYDFDGEHYRVEGGLTALPPDPLPEIFFGGSSAAAGPVAADHADVYLTWGEPPALVKEKINWIRGLAAERERTVRFGIRLHTISRDSAREAWATADRLLGDLDTETVTAAQQALARSESVGQQRMLALHGGSRDGLEISPNLWAGIGLVRGGAGTALVGSHADVADRIEEYHDLGIEHFVLSGYPHLEEAYWFGEGVTPELSARGLLPRIPASPLLGVPAANGRPASAPGGAPLLVGGGR
- a CDS encoding ABC transporter ATP-binding protein, encoding MATDLQGPVTTTADAVRVEGLTRAFDGRPVIEGLDLTLRAGEFTALLGRSGCGKSTLLRVLAGLDREIEGTVLVPKRRAVAFQAPRLMPWKRVWRNVLLGLPGKPQRHVAEGALEEVGLGHRSGAWPKTLSGGEAQRASLARALVREPELLLLDEPFGALDALTRIKAQQLVAELWRRRGCAVLLVTHDVDEALLLADRVLVMRDGAIAHDTSIALDRPRTLGAPGFAALRSGLLSELGVDQPAAAPAA
- a CDS encoding NAD(P)-binding domain-containing protein, encoding MNDFAVRDVDVVVIGAGQAGLSGAYHLRRSGLVADRDFVVLDHAPRPGGAWQFRWPSLTYGKVHGMHALPGMELTGAAADRPSSEVIGAYFAAYEDAFDLRVRRPVDVSAVREGEGGRLLVETSRGGYATRALINATGTWDRPFWPRYPGQETFGGRQLHTANYPGPAEFAGLRVVVVGGGASGTQHLMEIADVAAETTWVTRRPPVFRAGPFDEEAGREAVAMVEQRVRLGLPPRSVVSVTGLPLNDAVRAARAKGVLDRLPMFDRITPDGVAWDDGRSIEADVIIWATGFRPVIDHLAPLRLREPGGGIRLEGTRAVRDERVHLVGYGPSASTIGANRAGRSAVRDIRQLLERERAVV
- a CDS encoding ABC transporter substrate-binding protein; this encodes MRRHTLPVLVLPFALLLAACGGNSAAETADKGSGDVTLNVGDQKGGAQAVLRAAGELDHLDYKIKWSTFTSGPPLLEAVNAKAVDIGGVGDTPPVFAAGAHSKFKVVAADHGSSAGEAVLVPDGSPIKRPQDLKGKSIAVAQGSSAHYQLVASLKKAGLGLGDVRLRFLQPADALAAFNRGKVEAWAVWDPYVSQVLRSAKGHVLTTGEGVTSGLGFQVAAPGALGDRAKSRAVGDYLQRLNRAQDWVFKHPEAWAKVWSKETGLPYEVALDSVKRSNGTRVRVAVDAAAVASEQQIADTFADLKLIPGRVSFNDYVDTRYNGSLPPSTTAPRSYGKASS